The DNA region aattaaaaaagtgTTTCATTTTAATTGGAACATAGggaagttttttttatatatcaaaAAGGCTCAAACCAAAAACAGCGAACAAGCAAACCCAATGTACAAAACTCCCAAACAAAAGAAGGGTCAAATAACAACACTCAGAGCTACTCAACAGACCACCAACAAAACACGTCAACGGCCAAAAAACCAACACACCAGACCAAACAaccgaaaaactaaaaaaagaacTCACAACCAAAAGCGCCCTACAAACAATAGCAAAATCAAAAAGCACAACAAGCAGAGAGAAGAGACAACAAAAAGCACCCGCAAAGCTAGATACCTGATCCCAACTTATATCCCTGGTCTCTCAAGTTCGGACTTTCTAATTCTTTGTGTCTTCATATCTCTCGCCCACTCTCTAATGTAGCTCAACTCATCATGCATAGGGAGGTATACTTAGGTGTAAGAACTTTAAAAAATGTGCAATGCAATCATCATACAAAGTTGTCAATTAATTCATTTAAGTTTGATTGATGTTTTTCATAATAAACTACTCCACTTTACATATACAAGTTATTAATgtgaaaattttattaaattaacagTATGATAATATCGCATCGCATTATTGTTTTCAAATTAAGGGAAAAATATATAAACCTTCACGAACATGTATCTCTTTCATCGCTTCTTGACTTAGTTACATCGAACGTAAACAATATTCTTATATGCAAAATTTAAAGTACTatagaaaattaatttaaagtaCAAAAAGGTTCGACACactaacatttttaaaaatccaAGCTGAGCCACACCTCTATACTTACTTACTCCTTGTTACTAGTTTCTAGTTTCCCTATCATTGGTGTCATTTTTGGTCAGTTCGCCACTACTTGTCACACTTATTTTCTAGTACTATTTTATAATGAACACTATTCCTATTAATTtattctcactcatattttattgtaaaattaataGTCAtacatataaaagtaggaccacattacactaatttttttaatttactttctattacatttattaaaacttatgACAGATCCATTTGTGCCAAGTATTGACGGACAGAGGAGTAGAAAAtgggttgaaaaaattaatggcACGTaggttctacttttatatagtactccctccatccaacTTTAAGAGTTTCAGttgagttcggcacgggttttaataaatgtaaagaaagttggtgaaaaaagatagtggaatgtgagtcatatttttttatattagttttagaataaaatgtgagtggaaaaaagttagtgaaatgtggggctTATTACCATTTATGTAATATTCCAACCGGAACTCCTAAAGTGGAacacccaaaaatggtaaactaggactcctaaaatgggatgaaaggagtattagttttgtaataaaatatgattaaaaataaattagtggTATGTGAAGTTCATTATTAAATGGAAAAAGTGAAAGTTAACCAATATTTAGGGTCtaaccaaaatgaaaattattgATAAATTTTCTGGAGAGAGTAATTGGTACCATGTCAGCATGTGCATAGAGTAATTTATTGATAAATTACTCTGGAGAGAGTAATTGGTACCATGCCAGCATGTGCATAGATTTTGAGCTGAAATAGTGACATTTTAGTTAGGCAACTTGAAAGCAACAAATCTAATTATCCATATCCATAAATATTATGGTGTAATTTGTATGAAGACAATTTATGATTTATCCCCTCAAATTCAAATGAAATAACATGAATGAAGCAAACTACTTTCCACAAACATCCAACAAATCTCCCACCAAATTCATCAACACATGAAGAATAGTACTAGCTGCCTCCTCGCACTCCTCCTCCCTATCTCTATCATCGTCGCTAGAGCTGCTGTCATCGTCGGCGGCGGCGCCGGAGTAGGCATTGGCATCTCCGGCACCGGAGGCGTCTGGATTGGTGGCGGAGTCAACCCTCCTACCTCCGCCGCCTCCAAGCTGAGCGCCGCCTACGCCGCCCTCCATGCCTGGAAAGCCGCCATCACAGACGATCCTCTCAACATCACTAGCTCCTGGAACGGCCCCAATGTCTGCTCCTACAAAGGCGTCTTCTGCTCCGACTCCCTCGATTTCATGGGAAATCCCGCCGGCAAAGTCGTCGCCGCGATCGATCTCAACCACGCCAATTTGCAGGGCACTCTCGTAAAAGACCTCGCTCTCCTCGCCGATCTCTCCATCCTCCACCTCAACACCAACCGCTTCAGCGGCGGCGTGCCGCCGTCGTTCAGATCCCTCGCGTCGCTCACCGAATTAGACCTCAGCAACAACCGCCTCTCCGGCGGATTCCCCGCCGCGGTCCTCGACATTCCAGATCTCGTCTATTTAGATCTGCGATTCAACAGCTTCTCCGGTCCGATTCCGGAAGATCTATTCGATAAGAAACTCGACGCCATTTTCCTCAACAATAACCTCTTCTCCGGCGAGCTGCCGCAGAATCTAGGAAATTCTCCGGCGTCTGTGATAAACCTTGCCTACAACAAGCTGAGCGGCGCGATACCGTTCAGCTTGGGGTACATGGGGATCAAGGAGATCCTGTTCCTCAACAACCGCCTGAGTGGCTGCATTCCGGAAGGCGTGGGGATGTGGTCGGATCTTCAGGTTTTGGATGTGAGTTCCAATTCACTGATGGGGCATTTGCCGGATTCTCTGTCCTGCCTCGGTAACATCGAGGTTCTGAATCTAGCGCGCAACCAATTCTCCGGTGAGCTGCCGGATTTGCTCTGCTCGATGCGGAGTTTGATTAATTTGACGGTATCGGCGAATTTTTTCTCCGGATTTAGCGAAGTTTGTGACAAGAACAGCGGGTTCGGGTTTGATTTTTCGTTTAACTGCATTCCGGGGAGGGAGCTGCAGCGGCCGCAGCCGGATTGCGCGGCGGTTCCCGGCGGTGGGCTGAGCTGTCTTAGAATACCAGCGGCGAGGCCTCTTGTTTGTGGGGCCTTGCTGGGGGCGGAGTTCACCCACCCATAAACATGGTTTTCGATTAGCCAACAGCACAGGCTGTTTCTCATTAACTCATTTTGTgcctttttctatttaattttatttattttcccacAAAAGTtttattaatagtattataaTTATCTAAATGGacagagttttttttaatttgtttgcttAGTCAAGACATTCTCATATATGCTAATATGCATGTGTAGTTAAACTTAAATGGTGTGGACTTGACAGTTGACAAGTACTGTTGGTCGTTAGTAATTTAATTAAGAATCGTAATCTAATTTATGTTGTGTTGATAATTGATTAGGCATTGATTTAATGCTTATAATCCAAGTAGTGGAGTGATGGATGAATGTGGTGGTTACACGTGATTGCAGCAGAATTATTTAGTTGTGTAAATTAGTTAAAGATTTTCCACGTAATTAGCGGCAATATCTAATCCCCCTAAATTATTTCTTATCTCCGGAGATTTGGTTGCGCGCTATATTTGGTTCTAAATTATTTCTTTTCAGAAAAAAACACTtaaatttgttgattttttcGAAATTTGAGATTAAAATCGTTGATCTTTTACAAATACGAGATCGTGACATgcaaattttttataataagattttttttttctctttttatagttttttttcttattattttagTCACGATGTTTATAAATAACCAAATTATCCATACAATTAGAATGGTGATTTTGATAAACTCTTACTAAATAAGGAATATGAAATTAGATTATAATTTAAAgtaaatcaattaattttatctagcgAAAGAATTTAGAattgaattattaattttatgctATCAAACGAATTTGGTTTGATTTGAACTCTATAAAAAGAACTTATGAACACGCTCCTAACCCATCACAGATCTAAGCCGTCCTGAATTATTGCCTAATGAATAATGCGATGAATAATTCAGTATGAGAAATAATTCATTACAATAATGGTGATTAATGAACAGCAGAACAGGTATCACATTGTTTCCATGTATGCATGATTTTTCATAATTTCTTGTAATGTAAATGTGtgtcttaattttattttatttttctagtaACAGGATATACAATTTTTTAATCTCAAATAAGCATGAAAATTAGATTAACAGGGAGTACTTTGCATTAGCTAGGTTATTAAACATTAACTAAACATGTTgagtaaaatgtaaatataaaaaatatttgttgaatttaaaatttaatgtaattttgattgcattaatttttttgtttgatcACAGGAGTACCGAACCCACTTTTAGGTGAATCCGACTAATCCTATTCGACCGGGTTTGCGGATTAAGGCTGAAAGTCTCCTAACGGGTGGCGGAGTTTGAACCCATGACCTCAAGGTCACCACATCTTCGCGCTGCCAACTGCAACCACCCTTTGTTATTGCATTACTTTATTGAATGCTAATACATTATTCAAATATTTTACGCGAGTTAACAGTTTAATGGTCTTctctcatttttattatttgagtCATTTATGATTTACAACCACATGATTAAAAATTACTCATATATTAAAAAAGAATGTACTAATATacaagtttgattaaaaattattcatatactccttccgtcctacaagaatatgcactttggggcgTTAGGTTGATGATGTATACCAGGTTTGAGCTGTCGGTTCCCAACCTTGCGTTTTTAGCTTCTGTTCGTATTTTGTTGTTGCATGTGTTTCTTAGGCTTTGTCGTTGGTTGGTGTTGACTCTTCTTTATCATTTGTTTAGTTCGGATGGTGTTAGGTTGTTATTTTTTCTATTCTAGTTCTTTGAGGTTTAGCTTTTGACCGCTTGCCTCGAATATTTGCTCGCTTCTTACTAGCTCGAgccttttttattaatttaaaaaaatatatgtacttgagtacgagttttaatgcacaattggtaaaactagagagaagtagaaagaaaaaatatttaaagtattgttagtagagactaggttccacctcattagagagaaaagatgcatattcttatgaaaatgactaaaaagaaaatagtgcatattcttattgAACGAACGGagtattaaaaagaaaatactaaTATACAAGTTTGATACTATATTCGAAAATGTGTTATATGgcgggactgagggagtataaattatgttctttgaaataattaatcgcATTTACTCGAGAATTAAATAGGAGTGCTTGTGGTACCCGCTTTATTTAACAAAGTCAACTTAGATTTGATTGTTAAATGTGGAATTCGTTACGCTTCAATCATGAATTAACCAGTAGTATGCAATTGTACTCAGCATTCCCATTCATGCTCTTTGGGTACCCGCGAATATCCAATCCCGAAATTTTCAAAATCTAATATCTGATACCAACCCGAATTTGATTTTGGGTATCCAGTCCCAGttgtgattttgattttttttaaaaaaacttttaCTGCTAGTGGCTGACAGCGGTAACGAAGGCGGCGGCGATGGATGGCGGTTGAGCGGGATGGTGGCGGAGAGGTTGCCTTGTCGCTGGCCGGTGGGAGAGGGCCGAGGCGGAGGTGGACGGCGGAGGAGGGAGGGgcgagagggagagggagagggagagtcGAGAGGGTGACGGGAGGCGGAGAGGGAGAGGCGCCCACTTCATTCTTCAACTGAATAATAATTTGTATTGGGAATTGGGTTTGGCCGTTTGGTCCCTGGgttattcaattttaataagTTAGAATTTGTGTTTGACTCATTAgttaatagtaataatttgtaatttaagattaaaataaactaacaatatatacaataaaaaataatcaggaaattcgggtatacccgatcgggtatcgggttacccgatatccaaaaatccaaaaattgaGTACCCGATCCCGAAACTCGAAAAATCagatatcgggtatccaattacccGATTTTTCGGGTTTGGATATCCGATAtccaatacccgatatccatTTGGACAGCCCtaggcaagagcatggatgtgggctcAGActcacatttatttattttttactccatgcttTTCCGCAAGAGCACATCACTCACATCCTTTTCCGCAAGAGTAAGCCCAAGGGTCttaccattctattattcaatttaaatacttcaattactaaaaacattttcacaatattaaaatgcattaaaaaaccccgaactactattacaaattactaaaaaattaaaaattactcccttcgtcccataaaagaagatgtcacacttgtgagacgacacgggattttaggaggttttgttttgcgtgttaaatggagagagaaaatataatttttatattaatgtgaaagagaatttttttcaaatatggttatgtgacatcttttgtggaacaaaataaaaaagaaagtgtgacatctattatgggacagagggagtacataattaaaatcctaaaacttaaaaattacataattaaaatcataataaaaaaaattttaagtatgaatgagagataatttgatctAAAGAATGGACGATGGATgtaggtatttatagatgattttgatattaaaaaaattttaaaaataattttttttggaaaaaacgGTATAAAAACGGCTATACTTTTgggaatccaaaaatatttgtttttcttttttccggattattttcaatttttatgatttttttaaaaataaattttaacgGAATAAAAACGAGCCAATCAAGAGGCGTCGTGCCGTCAGCAAGAGCACAACAGAGCAGGGTATGTGACGCGCCGACGGCACGACaagtgctcttagctaagagcaccgctgcggatgctcttagatagAGATGTCAAGTGGGCCCGACGATATTTAAGCCCAACCCGGCCCAGGCACATGTTTATGGTGGGTCGGGCCGAGCCTGGGTTTTGGTATACAGAATGAGCCCAGCCCAAGCCCGGGCCTAGTTGATAAGTGGGCCGGGTTGGGCTGGGCcatgttaaaaaaaaattcccctatatgaaaaaataaaaggaatgACATATATAATTTCATATCCAAAAATGTGTATACACATAAATGTTACTCTTATATAATTCCACAAAATCAAGAATCATCATAtacaatataattattaaacttttttttaatttagacaAATCAGTTAACAACTAATATCTATAATTATGCAGatcaattaataattaaaatctattacTATGCAAATGAAATGTAATCATGGATTTCAAATTTGTTACTATAAATATGGAATTCAAATGCAAATCAAATCAATTAACGATTAATAATTTGTTACGATAACTATGGAGTATAACTTTGGATTTAGGTtgagtaattaaattaatagattaTAACTCCACAAAATCAAGAATtatcatatatgtatataattatgaTACGATTTTAATTTAGACAAATCAATCAAcaactaatatatataattatgcaAATCAATTAATGATTAAAATCTATAATTATGCAAATGAAATGTAATCATGGAATTCAAATTTGTTACTTTAATTATGGAATTCAAATGCAAATCAAATCAATGAACAATTAACAATTAACAATTAACAATTTGTTACTATAATTATGGAGTATAAGTTTGGATTTAGGTTGAGTAGTTAAATTAATAGATTACTTTTGTTGTATGCGTAATATCATTAAAaatacatgcatatacatattaCACACACATAAATAATATACGAAAGGTTGgatatttatgaaaataatatcCAATCTCCATACTtatatgcatgcatatataCGAAAGGCTGCCTTCTAAGGcataatacatacatatatactcCTACATATTACATACAcataaataacttattcatcactatatttattcaaatcaaagtATTAATAACTTGATTAATTCTAGGATATACTATTTTTTAAAGAGAAAATTAGTTAATAATTAACCATTATAATTATGGAAATCAAATTTGGTATAAGTTTTGATTTAGATTGATTTACTCATTATATtttataacaaataatatatatatagctatatatatatatatgcataaaaTAGATCTATTCAAAGTATTAAGAATTAAGAATATAGGACATATATGAGATTCTGCCGGGCCTGGAACGGGCCTGGGCCGGTCCTGGGTTTGTAAAGAGGCCTAATTGGAGCCCAATTAACATAGTCAGCCCAGCCCAAGCCCGCTCCATTTCATTGGTGGGTCAGGCCAGCCCATTTGACATCTCTACTCTTAGATAACTTAGTGCACTTCTTGACATCAGTTGCCGAGTTAGGAGCCTTTGTCCTAATGGCTAGGAGCTTAGACATATTGTATGAGGTGTCGAGTTCGaaccctcttgacatcagttgtaatttcctcctttcaaTAGGAattcatttgtaatttcctccttcatatagaagtttaaaaaaaaaaaaaacttagtgCATTTCAATCTCATTGCATTAGCATATTCCGTCATATACTACTCCTAGTACTACTACTCCCTttgtccgcaaataggagtctcatttttttcattttagtccgtccgcaaataggactcctggttcacttttaccataaatggtaatagggtcccaccttccactaactcattacaaacacatttaatttaaaactaatatatacaagtgggacctctattccactaacttttttccacccacttttcttaacatttcttaaaactcgtgtcgtcaATAAATGAGattcctaatggcggacggggGAGTACGTATTAGCGCTAATATGAGATGTATTAATATCCAGCACCACCAAATATGAATTATTTagacattaaataaaaaataaattgaaattctTAACACTAATACGTTATATGACGTATATTATGAGTCAAAAATCACCAAACCTTCTTTGTCGGAATCAAGATCGGAGCAAGATCAACACGATTCAAGAACACGaggatataacgtggttcggcttaagcctacgtccacggacaaATCGAGAAAGGAATTCATTGATGATCTATGGATACAATGAAGAAGAACACTCTCATATCGAATACAAACGGGAACTATGAACACTCATTCCTCTCCCTCAATCTCGCTCGAAACACGACCCGGTTTCGAGAGCACATAGCATAGATTGCAATTGTATTCTCTCCGATATAAATCTTCTCTATCTCCTCTTGCTAATCTCGCTGCACACACTACTTATAGGAAGAGTAATCCATGCTCAATGCTTCAAGATCACCAATAACCGATTCTTGATAACTATCAATCGGTTGTAACCGCCGTCAATTTCCGTCAACCGCTAACCGCTACCTTGATCAAGTCTCGATTCATTCTACGTGTTTCACCATCTCAAAATATCCTAACAATCCTCCACCTTTTGAGATGATTCAAACACTTCCTTCTCTTCTATGACCTCTGTCCGACCACTCCTTCGATCATCTTGAACTTTGTCGATCCCATGTCCGCGTATCGCCAACGCCTCCACCGGATAATAAAACTTCCACCTCAAAGATGTCGGATGTGATCTCAATCAAGAAGCTCTCCAGCCCTTCCCATTTCAACACACCCCACAAAAGCACAGTCCAAGAAATGACAATTCTCTCAGGCATTTTGTCGAACACCATCTCAGTAACATCAACTCCCTTGCAACATCACACTTCCTCAGCTGACTATTGCTCGAGATTAACACATTCCAAGTGATAACATCAGGCTCTAGACCTTTTCTCCTTCACCCCAGCCACTAAATCCAACACCCTTCTCGGCATCCCATTCTGCGCAAAACAAGCAATCACAGTGTTCCAGCACACCAAATTCCTCAGAGGCATTCTATCGAACAGCTTATACGCATCCTGAACCGCACCGCATTTGCGTAGAGGTTCATCAAACTAGTCATGGCGTACAAATTCGCGGACAATCCGCTCAACACCAGCTGCGCGTGAATCTTCTTTCCCCTTCTGGAATCGAAACCATCCTTCTTCATTCTAACAACTTTTCCCGAGTGCGAACGGCGCACGCGCCTCGCCTCCACCTGCTGCATCCTCCTCCAGGAGCCTTGACATGGTTGTGCTCGAACACCACACACGAGTTCTGACCGGGAGACTTCGGCCCGGGAGATTTAGGCGACGAAGCCATAGACAATGACGACATCACCTCCGCATTCTGAGACGCTATTTTCAGCATCTCCCTCTGCTCCTCCGCTCTTCATCTCCTTTCTTGTTGTAGCCAAGATCTTGCGCCTTTCTTTCCTTCTTGGAAACTCCGTTTCTTCCCTGAGAACTTCTCAACGTCAAGCCTTATCGTGCTCATCTTCTTCGAATCTGCAACTCGCTCCAGAAACCGATCGATGCagatagggatgtcaatgtaacccgaacccgtgGGCCGGCctgaataacccgataaaaatacagggttagggttgtaatttcgcagcccgaatttaaaatcgggccattcgggctgacccgttcgggttgtcgggttaggcgggctgacccgttcgggttacgggtcggcccgtcgggttgaaggcttctgcacagcgagcagtttttgtaacggtcataactttctctacaaagctccgattgaggcgtgcaatatatccacgcgaagctctttcgaagacgaagagaatgatatgtattagaggtttatcagacttcaaaatcgcgagaaacattgactcaaacaaggctgctgcacatccacatattttgtgtacattttctaatcaattttctatcatttctcaacaaacatgtaaacataccaaaatatagaaatataatcaaaatcatccaagacaaccctctaaaaccatgcaaaatccaaatacgtcaaccgactatataagatcacaaaaaaaaatcaccatgtgattcatggattcataaatacgcgtatataaaagctttcttttactatatttccaatataatagtgtaAAGTGTTTTGACGatgcttcgtcattgaattatgcgtactttgatgattcttaaaacaaagataaattattatttgacttatttacagctggaataaattaaatttgaccaattataattcaagaaaacttagagttactccaattagctagcatcttgataattcactctttaacaattcaaaatatttttgttacatctacgatgcacctctcacgttatgaaaattttatttaattttctacgaattgatttatgtttgaattttgaaacaaagtgttgatttatgttttaaatacataaacataaacatactattgatagatattttgtaaataattatgtaatgaatgagttatttaaatttaaataacttaatcttttttaaaaatattaaagaaaattaaaaatttgtatttcattattgaatgattaattaaaaatatgtatataattaaagaaaatttaaaatacgtattattttttgaaaatattaaaagaattaaaaatatgcattggcccgaataacccggtgggttagaccgaaacccgaagggttagggttagggtcgaacttttataacccgaaaaaatcataacccgaatagcccgtacccgaatggcccgacaacccgaacgggttggcccgaacccgaacgggttggcccacTTGACATCCCTAGATGCAGAGTGCGACTTCAACTGCGATCCAGAAATAACCTCGATCAAGAAACGCGATCCACCGCTTCTGATTCAACACACTTCTGTCAACAACATCTCTAACTGCTTCCAGCAACAAAGCATCTACGCGTGTTCTTCAAATCAGTGTTTTCTCGAGGCACGTGTGTAGCACACCACCCCCAGCTTCTCCAAGACCGTTGCGCATCATTTTCGAATTGATCTCCGACTTCTTCCAATGATTCTCCtcattcccacagacggcgccattTGTCAGAATCAAGATCGGAGCAAGATCAAAACGATTCAAGAACACGAGGATATAACGTGGTTTGGCgtaagcctacgtccacggacaaATCGAGAAAGGAATTCATTGATGATCTATGGATACAATGAAGAAGAACACTCTCATATCGAATACAAACGGGAACTATGAACACTCATTCCTCTCCCTCAATCTCGCTCGAAACACGACCCAGTTTCGAGAGCACATAGCATAGATTGCAATTGTATTCTCTCTGATATGAAgcttttctctctcctcttgCTAAGCTCGCTGCACACACTACTTATAGGAAGAGTAATCCATGCTCAATGCTTCAAGATCACCAATAACCGATTCTTGATAACTATCAATCGGTTGTAACCGCCGTCAACTTCCGTCAACCGCTAACCGCTACCTTGATCAAGTCTCGATTCATTCTACGTGTTTCACCATCTCAAAATATCCTAACAATAACCATTAAGCCAAATAACATTGTTTGTACAAATATTTAAGGCCATTATTCTAagtaggggtgggtcgatacgagatatcgtatcgaaaacgttgtatcgtatatcgtatcgaaaatatcgatatgaaagaatttcatatcgttatcgtatcgaaagtttcgatatatcgaatttcgatatatcgaactttcgatatggataatatcaatatcgatatcgtatcgaatacctgtatatcgaaaattataatttcaaaacttaaaatttacacaaaaattaataaaacttcaaaacaataaa from Salvia splendens isolate huo1 chromosome 9, SspV2, whole genome shotgun sequence includes:
- the LOC121746838 gene encoding leucine-rich repeat extensin-like protein 4, which codes for MKNSTSCLLALLLPISIIVARAAVIVGGGAGVGIGISGTGGVWIGGGVNPPTSAASKLSAAYAALHAWKAAITDDPLNITSSWNGPNVCSYKGVFCSDSLDFMGNPAGKVVAAIDLNHANLQGTLVKDLALLADLSILHLNTNRFSGGVPPSFRSLASLTELDLSNNRLSGGFPAAVLDIPDLVYLDLRFNSFSGPIPEDLFDKKLDAIFLNNNLFSGELPQNLGNSPASVINLAYNKLSGAIPFSLGYMGIKEILFLNNRLSGCIPEGVGMWSDLQVLDVSSNSLMGHLPDSLSCLGNIEVLNLARNQFSGELPDLLCSMRSLINLTVSANFFSGFSEVCDKNSGFGFDFSFNCIPGRELQRPQPDCAAVPGGGLSCLRIPAARPLVCGALLGAEFTHP